The Candidatus Zixiibacteriota bacterium genome contains the following window.
GGCGAAAGAGTTGATTTTCACAGCCAGACCAATGTCGCCTTTGGTGCCCTATTTAATAATCAAATCGCGGTCTCGATTGAGCGTTGGTTAGTCCAAATCGTGGGACTCACACTTATCGCCGCGGGTTTGCTCGCCGTCTTCAGCGACAAAAAGCATCTTACTGAATGAGCATTCTGCCCCTGCAGATAGATGACAAGAGCTGAGTTTGTTGAGTATACAATCGACACAAAAAAAGCACCTTCGTTTGAAGGTGCTTTCATATCGAGATGAGATCAGGGATTAGCCCTTCTTCTCTTCTACTTTCTCTTTCACCGGCATGGCATGAACGCCCTTCGCCTTCATCTTCTCGAAGTCAAACTTCTCTTTCGAGCGGAACTCTTCCGGTACGTTCTCGTTGTGGCATTTCAAGCAAGTCTTCTCATCGGGCATCATTAGACCATTTTCCATCGCCAGCTTCATGTCTTTCATGACCTTCATAGTTTTGTAATCACTACCCGGACCGTGGCAGGCCTCGCACTGGATGCCTTCGAGCAACTCGCCTTTCGCGGTGGTGCCTGTGGTATGGCAACCAACGCACTTGGCGTCTTTCTGCTGCTCAGGCTTGAGTGCAGCAAACGCCTTCGCGTGCTTTGTCTCGAGCCATGACGGATGGACGCCATCTTTGTTGTGGCAGGAACACTTCTTATCGCCGACATACTCGTGCTTGACAACTTCCTTCTCGACCTTTTCGGCCTTCGCAGTCTTTTCGCCCTCCTGGGCTGTCGCAATCACGAAAGTCGCGGCGACGAAGAGGATCGCTGTGAGAATGAGAGTCAATTTCTTAGCCATGTTTACTCCTTATTATCTGCTGCTCTTCCCTTATTTTCATTTCCGCAAATTATACACTCTGGCAGCCGAAATGCAAACCATTTTCTTCCTGTTTGTGAAAAAAATACAAAATCTGATCTGGATCAAAGAAAGCTGCAGGAGTGATCTAACACCTCCT
Protein-coding sequences here:
- a CDS encoding cytochrome c family protein produces the protein MAKKLTLILTAILFVAATFVIATAQEGEKTAKAEKVEKEVVKHEYVGDKKCSCHNKDGVHPSWLETKHAKAFAALKPEQQKDAKCVGCHTTGTTAKGELLEGIQCEACHGPGSDYKTMKVMKDMKLAMENGLMMPDEKTCLKCHNENVPEEFRSKEKFDFEKMKAKGVHAMPVKEKVEEKKG